The genomic window GGCTCCCCTCGGCACCTCGCAGCCTCAACTGCGCAGGACATTCAGACTATCACTGGTCGCCAATGACGCAAGAGAAAATTTCAGGTGACCTCCCGGAACCCCCAAGATCGGGCCATCTGACATGCCCGGCAAGGGCATGCCGAGCCCGGGAAGCGGCTCTGGCGGGGGGGCTTGGAAGCCCGGCGCGTCCTTGACGGTAGAATCCTCCCAAACGGGGAGAGCGCGTGATCCACATCATCGGGGCGGGCCTGGCTGGCTCGGAAGCCGCCTGGCAGTTGGCGTCGAGGGGCCACGAGGTCCTGATCTCCGAGATGAGGCCGCGGTGGACCACGCCTGCCCACACCACGGACCGCGCCGCGGAAATGGTCTGCTCCAACTCCTTCAAGAGCGACGATCCCGATTCGGCCACCGGGATCCTGAAGGCCGAGTTGCGGCGCATGGATTCGCTGATCCTGCGATGCGCCGAGGCCACCCGCGTCCCGGCAGGAAACAGCCTCGCGGTTGACCGGGAGGCCTTCTCCCAGATGGTCACCACCGAATTGAAAACGCATCCCCGCATCCACTGGGAGGAGGCCCAGGTCGACTGTCCGGATCTCACGGTGCCGACCATCCTGGCCACGGGTCCCCTCACTTCGGAACCCCTGGCCGCCTGGCTTGCCGGCCTCACCGGGAACGACAATCTCCATTTCTACGATGCGATCGCCCCCATCGTGGAACGGGACAGCATCGACATGGGCATCGCCTGGATGGCGGCGCGCTACGACAAGGGCGGCCCGGACTTCATCAACTGCCCCATGGACAAGGTGCAGTACGAACGGTTCCTGGATGCGCTGCTCGCCGCCGAGCGCGTTCCTCTCCACGAGGTGGACACGCCTTACTTCGAGGCCTGCCTGCCCATCGAGGTCATGGCGGACCGTGGCCGCGAAACCCTCCGCCACGGCCCTATGAAGCCTGTGGGATTAGACGATCCCCGCACCGGGCGCTGGCCGCATGCGGTCATCCAGCTTCGCCAGGACACCCTCGCCGGTGAACACTTCAACCTGGTCGGCTTTCAGACCCGCCTCAAATGGGGCGCCCAGAAAGAGGTCTTCCGCCTGATCCCGGGCCTCGAAGCGGCGGAATTCGTCCGCTTTGGAAGCATCCACCGGAACACCTACATCCAGGCCCCACGGATGCTCGATGCGACACTTGCTGTCAAATCCATCGCGAACCTGTGGATCGCCGGCCAACTCTCAGGTGTGGAAGGCTATCTGGAATCCGCCGCCGGCGGCCTAGCAGCCGCCTTTGCCGTGGATCGCGCCGCTCAGGGCCAATTCACCCAACCCTTTCCGCAGGAGACGGTGCTGGGCAGCCTGCTCCACTACCTAGCCCACGCCTCCAGCAAGGACTTCGGCCCGACCAATGCCATGCTCGGCCTGCTGCCGCCTCTTCCCGAGGGCCTGCTCGACTTGCGGGGACTCAAGCGCGCGGGGGGAACCCGGGCGGTGAAATCCGCCAAGGGAAAGGCCCATCGTGAGCGGGCCCTGCTGGCGCTCGACCAGCACCTTCAAGCCCTTGGAGGCGCGCGATGACCAGCCCCAAACTTCTCCTCGGCATTGCAGCGCTTGGCCTGTGCCTTGGCATCGGGTCATTCTGGCTGACCCGCCGCACACCTGGCGCCCCGCCCCAGGATGAGATCCAGACCCTGTTCCGGACGGAGGCCTCAGGCGCCGGTACCCTCGTGGCGTTGCAACCGCCGCCGGTGCCCCTCAGGACAGTCCGCTGGGTCGGCCCTCTCCCGGGAGGTGCCGCGGTGGCGCAAGTCCTGACCCAGACGGGACAGCAGCGGGTCGTGCTCTTCCAGAATGGGCAGCTGGGTCCCACCCTCTCCCTGCCCTGCCCGCCGGGCGTATCGGCGAGCTTCTTCCAATTCGCCGATCTGGTGGATGCGATCGTGGCTCCTGGCGAGGCGATGACGCTGCTGTACCGCAGCGCCAATGCGGCTGAGCCGGCCCTGATTCTCGCTTGGGATCTGCGTTCCGATCAGATGAAGTGGGCTCATCGGGCCAAGGGCGCCCATCTCGCTCTCTCCCCGGATCGGCGCAGCGTCTTCCTCTATGGTGAAGGCAGCGTCAGCATCCTTGATCTGGCCAGCGCGGCCCGCACTTCCATCCTTCAGGTGGAGATCCCCCAGGAGGTCGGAGAGATCTCCAGTTTGCTCCCCACAGGACCCAGGTCCTTCCTCGCGGCTCATGGGGCGGGCCTGTCGGCCTGGCACCAGGGAAGCTGGGCCCACACCAAGGCCCCGATGCCTTCACCCCTGGGGTTCAGCCGAGGCCTCGGTGCCCTTGCGGGATCAGCCAAGACCGCCTGGTGGCAGCCGGAACCCGGTCTGCTGATACCCCTCGACCCCAAGGGCCTCCCGGGAGAATCCAGAAACCTGAAGGTTCTGCTTCCCGAGGCCGCGGCCCTGGACGCGGACCTGCTCCGGCTCCTGGGCGCCGACGCCTCGGGTGCGCTCTGGTTCGGGCTGGCGCGGCCCACCCTGCCTTCGGCCCCCGCCCCCGTCCAAGAGGCGGCCCAGGCGCCCGCTGGAGAACCCAGCCCCCTTGCGGAGCCATCGCCTTCCCTGCCCGGGGCCCAGGCCCCCGTCCCATCCCGCGACCCATGGGAGGCGCATCTGAAACAGGGGCTGGATCGCGTCTACCGGTGGAAGCCCGGCGAGGAAACCATGGCCGTCCTTACCTGGGCCGAAGCCTGGAAGAACCTGGCGCCCCCCGCTGGCTTCGTGCCGCCGACGGGCGACGCAGGCTTGCGGCCGGAGGCGGGTGCCCTGACCTTCGGCGCTCCGGAGCGGCTGTGGTGGCTGCCGTTGCCGGCCCTTCAGCCCAGGTAATCGAAGAGGTTGGTCTTGTTGATTTTCGCCAGGGCGCTCAGGGTGGCAGTCTGGATCGTCTGATCAGAGCTGAGTTCCGTGGCCGACTGGACATAGTCGGTGCCTTCCTGGGTGTCCTGGAGCCCCTGGAGGGTGAGGTTGAAGCCCGAGAGGGTGTCCTTCAGGTCCAGCAGGCCGGCCTGCCGCCCCCCCAGGTCGTCCTGGATCTGGTTCAGGTTGTCGAAGATGCCCTTCAAGTCGGTCATGGCCGTCTGGATGCCCGTCGTGCTGTTGGCCAGCAGGGCATCGTGGAGCTGCGTCACGACCGTGAAGAGATCCGTGCTGCTGCCGACGCCGCCGCTACCGAAGAAGACCTTGTCTCCAGGCAGATTCGTCGTGACGGCCGTGTTGCTCGTCACATCGAGATTGATGTCCCCCGAGTCGCCCGAATAGGTGATCGCGCCGTTGCCGGGCCCGTAAGGAGGGGTGTTGGGCGGCACTGGAACCGCGAACGGAAGCGTCTGTGTCTGGGTGCCGGCAAAGAGGTACTTGCCCTGATCCTTCGTATTCGCCAGGGCCAGCAGGTTGCTCCGGATCGAGTCCACCTCCTGGGCCAAGGCCGCCCGGCCGGCGGCGCCGTTCGTCGAGTTCGCGGCCTGCTGGGCCAGTTCCCGGAGGCGGGTGACCGAGTTGAGTGAGCCCGTCACCACATCTTCGGAAGACATCAGGAAGGACAGCGCCGAGTCCGCCTGCTTGATGAACTGGGCATTGGCCTGGATGGAGTTCTGAAAATCAAGCACCAGCGCGGCCGCGGCGGGGTCATCCCCGGGGCGGGTGATGCGCTTCCCGGAAGCCAGGCGGGTGGTGTTCAGCGCGAGCCTTTCCTTGGTCCTCTCGAGATCGAGGAGCGTCTGGCGCTGCTGGGTGGTGCTGGGCGTTCGGAAGGACATGGGTCACCTGCTCTCAATGCTTATCGGCACTTATCGGCCGAACTGGTTCACCAGCTGATCCGTGAGTTGGTTGATCACGCTGAGGAAACGCGCAGATGCCTGATAGCCCCGCTGGAAGGTCATCATGTTCGCGGCTTCCTCATCCAGGTCCACGCCCGAAATGCGGTCCCGCTGGGTCTGGAGGGCCGACACCAGGTTCTGCTGAGTGTCGCTCTGGGCCTTCCAGTTCTGGGCCTGGGTACCGACATCGCTGATGAGCCGACCCGCCGCGGTGCTGTATCCCGTGTCACCCACGCCATTGTGGTCCGTATCCACCGTCGTTCCGGAGAACTGGAGGTTTGCCATGGCCTTGGCATTGTCATTGTTGCCCTTGGCTCCAGCCACTCCAGCGGCGGCAATCAAGTAGGGGTCCTTCACGATGGCCGAGGAGACCGAGAGCGCGTTCACCATGCCCTTGTACGAGCTGGCCACCGTGATGCCTCCCGGGAGCCCCCCATTGGTGGCGTCCCCGAGGAAGAAGTAGTTGTCGTAGGGGGGCGGGCCCGCGTTGGCTGTGGTGACGCCATCGGCCGCGTACCCGGTCTTGTGGAGTGCGTTCACCTGCCCCGCCACGCCGGCGGCGATCTGATCCAGCTGCAGCTGGAACCCCACCAGGATGTTGTCACGAAGGTCCAGCTTGGCGCCGAGCTGCCCGTCCTTGATGCCCTTGGTGACATCCACGGGGGCCCCACCCATCTCCGACAGCACGCTGGAATAGCCGTCCTGGGCGCTTCCGGCCTGGACTCGAAGCTTGTAGGCGTTGCTTCCGCTGACGAGCACGGCGGCACCCGAATCCAGGCTGATCTGGTACTCCCCCTTGGAGCCCTCGAACACATTGATGCCCACCAGCCCCGCGAGCTTGTCTGTCAGGGCCTTCCGCTGGTCGCGGGCGTCGTTGTCCAGGCCCTGGCCGGATTCGGTGGTGATCTGCTGGTTCAGCCGGGCGATCTGATCCGTCAGCACATTCACTTCGTTCGTGATGCTGCCCACGGCCAGATCGGCGCTGCTCCTCTGATCCGCCAGGAGGCGGTAGCGGCTCTGGAGCGCCGTGATCATGGACTGGGCCTTGCCAACCACATTGGTACGCAGGGCCCCGTCTTCGGGCCGCGCCGACAGTTCCTGAAAACCTTGGAAGAAGGCCTGGATCTGA from Geothrix sp. includes these protein-coding regions:
- the flgL gene encoding flagellar hook-associated protein FlgL, giving the protein MSFRTPSTTQQRQTLLDLERTKERLALNTTRLASGKRITRPGDDPAAAALVLDFQNSIQANAQFIKQADSALSFLMSSEDVVTGSLNSVTRLRELAQQAANSTNGAAGRAALAQEVDSIRSNLLALANTKDQGKYLFAGTQTQTLPFAVPVPPNTPPYGPGNGAITYSGDSGDINLDVTSNTAVTTNLPGDKVFFGSGGVGSSTDLFTVVTQLHDALLANSTTGIQTAMTDLKGIFDNLNQIQDDLGGRQAGLLDLKDTLSGFNLTLQGLQDTQEGTDYVQSATELSSDQTIQTATLSALAKINKTNLFDYLG
- the trmFO gene encoding methylenetetrahydrofolate--tRNA-(uracil(54)-C(5))-methyltransferase (FADH(2)-oxidizing) TrmFO; its protein translation is MIHIIGAGLAGSEAAWQLASRGHEVLISEMRPRWTTPAHTTDRAAEMVCSNSFKSDDPDSATGILKAELRRMDSLILRCAEATRVPAGNSLAVDREAFSQMVTTELKTHPRIHWEEAQVDCPDLTVPTILATGPLTSEPLAAWLAGLTGNDNLHFYDAIAPIVERDSIDMGIAWMAARYDKGGPDFINCPMDKVQYERFLDALLAAERVPLHEVDTPYFEACLPIEVMADRGRETLRHGPMKPVGLDDPRTGRWPHAVIQLRQDTLAGEHFNLVGFQTRLKWGAQKEVFRLIPGLEAAEFVRFGSIHRNTYIQAPRMLDATLAVKSIANLWIAGQLSGVEGYLESAAGGLAAAFAVDRAAQGQFTQPFPQETVLGSLLHYLAHASSKDFGPTNAMLGLLPPLPEGLLDLRGLKRAGGTRAVKSAKGKAHRERALLALDQHLQALGGAR
- the flgK gene encoding flagellar hook-associated protein FlgK yields the protein MPGLNASLYLGLTGLQAQQSALNVVGHNIANVNTPGYTRQRADLTSNQSLIEGQVYFGTGVTLNTVQGIRDRFLDLQIYRETARQTGATERYSGVDAISASLGDSGSTGIAAQIQAFFQGFQELSARPEDGALRTNVVGKAQSMITALQSRYRLLADQRSSADLAVGSITNEVNVLTDQIARLNQQITTESGQGLDNDARDQRKALTDKLAGLVGINVFEGSKGEYQISLDSGAAVLVSGSNAYKLRVQAGSAQDGYSSVLSEMGGAPVDVTKGIKDGQLGAKLDLRDNILVGFQLQLDQIAAGVAGQVNALHKTGYAADGVTTANAGPPPYDNYFFLGDATNGGLPGGITVASSYKGMVNALSVSSAIVKDPYLIAAAGVAGAKGNNDNAKAMANLQFSGTTVDTDHNGVGDTGYSTAAGRLISDVGTQAQNWKAQSDTQQNLVSALQTQRDRISGVDLDEEAANMMTFQRGYQASARFLSVINQLTDQLVNQFGR